A genome region from Populus alba chromosome 3, ASM523922v2, whole genome shotgun sequence includes the following:
- the LOC118062326 gene encoding nicotinamidase 2, whose translation MAAAAAAASYKKYETRSRNPDPKTSLLLVIDVQNYFSSMVNPILPQLLTTIALCRRSSIPVLFTRHNHKSPPDYGMLGEWWDNDLVLDGTVEAELVPEIRRLAGQNEVVEKNTYSAFENTGLQERLVEMGVKEVIVTGVMTNLCCETTAREAFVKGFRVFFSTDATATSDLELHEATLKNLAYGFAYLVDCDRLQDGLFGK comes from the coding sequence ATGGCtgccgctgctgctgctgcatctTACAAGAAATATGAGACAAGAAGCCGAAACCCAGACCCGAAAACCTCTCTTCTTTTAGTCATCGACGTTCAAAACTACTTTTCCTCCATGGTCAATCCCATCCTACCTCAACTTCTTACTACCATAGCCCTCTGCAGACGGTCCTCCATCCCTGTTCTCTTCACTCGCCACAACCACAAGTCTCCCCCCGACTACGGCATGCTTGGGGAGTGGTGGGACAACGACCTCGTTCTTGATGGCACGGTGGAGGCAGAACTCGTGCCAGAGATCCGACGTCTCGCGGGACAGAACGAGGTGGTGGAGAAGAACACTTATAGCGCGTTCGAGAACACGGGGTTGCAGGAGCGGCTGGTGGAGATGGGTGTGAAGGAGGTTATCGTGACGGGTGTTATGACTAACTTGTGCTGTGAAACGACGGCGCGTGAGGCGTTTGTGAAAGGGTTCAGGGTGTTTTTCTCCACCGACGCGACTGCCACGTCGGATTTGGAGCTGCACGAGGCCACGTTGAAGAACCTGGCTTACGGGTTTGCTTATCTGGTCGACTGCGACAGGCTTCAAGATGGGCTCtttggtaaataa
- the LOC118062313 gene encoding uncharacterized protein isoform X1 has translation MDGGHCEGKMFERKIPGNGFHEEQGEPSNYPVDKVDAGKPAPLTWQRKLDGDETVLSEFTLSLQEKLLMAPIGIRIWRHIREENARKRGGFYMDPFAKRNVTSCLGIPVGGIGSGSIGRSYKGEFQRWQLFPRICEEKPVLANQFSIFVSRSNGKKYSSVLCSRSPDVLEEAAGSGIESWDWNLKGNNSTYHALYPRAWTVYEGEPDPELRVVCRQISPIIPHNYKESSFPASVFTFKLYNSGKTSADVTLLFTWANSVGGVSEFSGQHLNSTNMMEDGVHCLLLNHKTANGHPSVSFAIAAQETPVVHVSKCPSFVISGNSQGVTAKEMWNEVKEHGSFDNLNSPGKPVPSEPGSSIGAAIAATSTVPPDGVCTVTFSLAWDCPDVKFGSGRTYHRRYTKFYGTHGDAAANIAHDAILEHGLWESEIEAWQRPILEDKRLPEWYPGTLFNELYYLNSGGTIWTDGSPPFHSLATIEGSKFSLDRAGSNLSHQGDTAVDILGRMTSVLEEIHTPLTTNSAFGTNLLQEGEENVGQFLYLEGIEYHMWNTYDVHFYASFAFIMLFPKLQLSIQRDFAAAVMMHDPSMMPLLQDGQRVPRKVIGAVPHDIGIHDPWFEVNAYNLHNTDRWKDLNPKFVLQVYRDVIATGDEKFARAVWPSVYVAMAYMDQFDKDGDGMIENDGFPDQTYDTWSLSGVSAYCGGLWVAALQAASALAWEVGDKDSAEYFWCRFQKAKIVYDTLWNGSYFNYDNSGGTNSSSIQADQLAGQWYARACGLSPIVDEDKARRTLEKIYNYNVLKVQDGKRGAVNGMLPDGTVDMSSMQSREIWSGVTYAVAATMIQEDLTDMAFHTASGVYEAVWAEQGLGYSFQTPEGWNTIDQYRSLCYMRPLAIWAMQWALSRPELHRQEMKLQAKEDSVPVHHAGFAKVARFLKLPHGESSKSHFQSLFEYATNKFGYN, from the exons GCCCCTATAGGTATTCGGATATGGCGTCATATCCGAGAAGAAAATGCCAGAAAAAGG GGGGGTTTTTATATGGATCCATTTGCTAAGCGCAATGTGACATCTTGTCTTGGCATTCCAGTAGGCGGTATTGG TTCAGGAAGCATTGGAAGAAGTTACAAAGGTGAATTTCAGCGTTGGCAACTGTTCCCTAGAATATGCGAAGAAAAACCTGTTTTAGCAAATCAATTTTCT ATTTTTGTTTCGCGCTCAAATGGTAAAAAATATTCCAGTGTACTTTGCTCAAGGAGTCCAGATGTGCTTGA AGAAGCTGCAGGCTCAGGGATTGAATCTTGGGACTGGAATCTGAAGGGAAATAATTCCACATATCATGCTTTATACCCCAGGGCTTGGACTGTATATGAGG GCGAACCTGATCCAGAACTCAGGGTTGTTTGTCGTCAAATTTCACCTATTATTCCTCATAATTACAAAGAGAGCAGCTTCCCTGCATCAGTTTTTACCTTCAAG CTCTACAATTCTGGGAAGACTTCTGCAGATGTCACCTTGCTTTTCACATGGGCA AATTCTGTTGGAGGGGTTTCTGAATTTTCTGGTCAGCACCTCAACTCAACAAATAT GATGGAGGATGGTGTACATTGTTTACTTCTGAATCACAA GACAGCAAACGGGCATCCCTCGGTATCCTTTGCAATCGCTGCACAAGAGACTCCTGTTGTTCATGTCTCAAAATGTCCTTCCTTCGTGATATCTGGAAACTCACAAGGTGTCACAGCCAAAGAAATGTGGAATGAAGTAAAAGAG cATGGATCCTTCGACAACCTCAACTCACCTGGAAAGCCGGTGCCTTCGGAACCAGGATCATCTATTGGGGCAGCCATTGCAGCGACCTCAACAGTCCCACCAGATGGTGTATGTACAGTTACTTTTTCATTGGCATGGGACTGCCCTGACGTAAAATTTGGGAGTGGAAGGACTTACCACAG GCGTTACACAAAATTCTATGGTACTCATGGAGATGCTGCTGCAAATATTGCACATGATGCTATTCTAG AGCATGGCCTTTGGGAGTCAGAGATAGAAGCCTGGCAAAGACCAATTCTTGAAGACAAGAGACTTCCTGAATG GTATCCTGGCACTCTCTTTAATGAGCTCTATTATCTTAATTCAGGAGGGACAATTTGGACAG ATGGATCCCCTCCATTCCATAGCTTAGCAACTATTGAAGGGAGTAAGTTTTCTCTCGACAGGGCAGGTTCCAACCTGAGCCATCAAGGTGATACTGCTGTTGACATTCTTGGAAGGATGACTTCTGTACTCGAGGAAATCCACACTCCTTTAACAACCAATTCTGCTTTTGGAACTAATTTACTacaagaaggagaagagaatgTTGGTCAATTCCTTTATCTGGAAGGGATCGAGTATCACATGTGGAACACCTACGATGTTCACTTTTATGCATCCTTCGCCTTCATTATGCTGTTTCCCAAGCTTCAGCTGAGCATTCAAAGGGACTTTGCGGCAGCAGTTATGATGCATGATCCCAGTATGATGCCACTGCTACAAGATGGGCAGCGTGTCCCCAGAAAGGTTATTGGAGCTGTCCCTCATGACATTGGGATCCATGACCCATGGTTTGAAGTAAATGCCTACAACCTCCACAACACTGATCGCTGGAAAGACTTGAATCCAAAATTCGTTCTCCAGGTTTACAGGGATGTAATTGCCACCGGAGACGAGAAGTTTGCACGAGCTGTTTGGCCATCGGTTTATGTTGCAATGGCTTACATGGACCAGTTTGACAAGGATGGTGATGGGATGATTGAGAACGACGGCTTTCCTGATCAGACATATGATACGTGGTCGTTGTCAGGGGTTAGTGCATATTGTGGTGGGCTATGGGTGGCGGCCTTGCAGGCTGCATCAGCCCTGGCATGGGAAGTAGGAGACAAGGATTCTGCAGAATATTTTTGGTGTAGGTTTCAGAAGGCAAAGATTGTGTATGACACGTTATGGAATGGTTCTTACTTCAATTATGACAACAGCGGTGGTACCAATAGCTCATCCATTCAAGCAGATCAATTGGCCGGACAATG GTACGCACGAGCATGCGGACTTTCGCCTATTGTTGACGAGGACAAAGCTCGACGTACACTGGAGAAGATTTATAATTACAATGTCCTGAAGGTGCAGGATGGGAAACGAGGGGCTGTAAATGGGATGCTACCTGATGGAACAGTTGACATGTCAAGCATGCAGTCAAGAGAAATATGGTCCGGAGTCACATACGCAGTTGCTGCAACCATGATCCAGGAAGACCTGACAGACATGGCATTTCATACTGCTAGTGGAGTCTACGAGGCTGTGTGGGCTGAACAAGGACTCGG ATATTCCTTTCAAACTCCTGAAGGTTGGAACACCATTGACCAGTATAGATCCTTGTGCTACATGCGGCCTTTGGCCATCTGGGCAATGCAGTGGGCCCTGTCAAGACCGGAGCTTCACCGGCAGGAAATGAAGTTACAAGCCAAGGAAGACTCCGTGCCTGTGCACCATGCTGGCTTCGCCAAAGTTGCTCGTTTTCTCAAGCTGCCTCATGGCGAATCATCTAAAAGCCATTTCCAATCCTTGTTTGAGTATGCTACCAACAAGTTTGGTTACAATTAA
- the LOC118062313 gene encoding uncharacterized protein isoform X2, with amino-acid sequence MFERKIPGNGFHEEQGEPSNYPVDKVDAGKPAPLTWQRKLDGDETVLSEFTLSLQEKLLMAPIGIRIWRHIREENARKRGGFYMDPFAKRNVTSCLGIPVGGIGSGSIGRSYKGEFQRWQLFPRICEEKPVLANQFSIFVSRSNGKKYSSVLCSRSPDVLEEAAGSGIESWDWNLKGNNSTYHALYPRAWTVYEGEPDPELRVVCRQISPIIPHNYKESSFPASVFTFKLYNSGKTSADVTLLFTWANSVGGVSEFSGQHLNSTNMMEDGVHCLLLNHKTANGHPSVSFAIAAQETPVVHVSKCPSFVISGNSQGVTAKEMWNEVKEHGSFDNLNSPGKPVPSEPGSSIGAAIAATSTVPPDGVCTVTFSLAWDCPDVKFGSGRTYHRRYTKFYGTHGDAAANIAHDAILEHGLWESEIEAWQRPILEDKRLPEWYPGTLFNELYYLNSGGTIWTDGSPPFHSLATIEGSKFSLDRAGSNLSHQGDTAVDILGRMTSVLEEIHTPLTTNSAFGTNLLQEGEENVGQFLYLEGIEYHMWNTYDVHFYASFAFIMLFPKLQLSIQRDFAAAVMMHDPSMMPLLQDGQRVPRKVIGAVPHDIGIHDPWFEVNAYNLHNTDRWKDLNPKFVLQVYRDVIATGDEKFARAVWPSVYVAMAYMDQFDKDGDGMIENDGFPDQTYDTWSLSGVSAYCGGLWVAALQAASALAWEVGDKDSAEYFWCRFQKAKIVYDTLWNGSYFNYDNSGGTNSSSIQADQLAGQWYARACGLSPIVDEDKARRTLEKIYNYNVLKVQDGKRGAVNGMLPDGTVDMSSMQSREIWSGVTYAVAATMIQEDLTDMAFHTASGVYEAVWAEQGLGYSFQTPEGWNTIDQYRSLCYMRPLAIWAMQWALSRPELHRQEMKLQAKEDSVPVHHAGFAKVARFLKLPHGESSKSHFQSLFEYATNKFGYN; translated from the exons GCCCCTATAGGTATTCGGATATGGCGTCATATCCGAGAAGAAAATGCCAGAAAAAGG GGGGGTTTTTATATGGATCCATTTGCTAAGCGCAATGTGACATCTTGTCTTGGCATTCCAGTAGGCGGTATTGG TTCAGGAAGCATTGGAAGAAGTTACAAAGGTGAATTTCAGCGTTGGCAACTGTTCCCTAGAATATGCGAAGAAAAACCTGTTTTAGCAAATCAATTTTCT ATTTTTGTTTCGCGCTCAAATGGTAAAAAATATTCCAGTGTACTTTGCTCAAGGAGTCCAGATGTGCTTGA AGAAGCTGCAGGCTCAGGGATTGAATCTTGGGACTGGAATCTGAAGGGAAATAATTCCACATATCATGCTTTATACCCCAGGGCTTGGACTGTATATGAGG GCGAACCTGATCCAGAACTCAGGGTTGTTTGTCGTCAAATTTCACCTATTATTCCTCATAATTACAAAGAGAGCAGCTTCCCTGCATCAGTTTTTACCTTCAAG CTCTACAATTCTGGGAAGACTTCTGCAGATGTCACCTTGCTTTTCACATGGGCA AATTCTGTTGGAGGGGTTTCTGAATTTTCTGGTCAGCACCTCAACTCAACAAATAT GATGGAGGATGGTGTACATTGTTTACTTCTGAATCACAA GACAGCAAACGGGCATCCCTCGGTATCCTTTGCAATCGCTGCACAAGAGACTCCTGTTGTTCATGTCTCAAAATGTCCTTCCTTCGTGATATCTGGAAACTCACAAGGTGTCACAGCCAAAGAAATGTGGAATGAAGTAAAAGAG cATGGATCCTTCGACAACCTCAACTCACCTGGAAAGCCGGTGCCTTCGGAACCAGGATCATCTATTGGGGCAGCCATTGCAGCGACCTCAACAGTCCCACCAGATGGTGTATGTACAGTTACTTTTTCATTGGCATGGGACTGCCCTGACGTAAAATTTGGGAGTGGAAGGACTTACCACAG GCGTTACACAAAATTCTATGGTACTCATGGAGATGCTGCTGCAAATATTGCACATGATGCTATTCTAG AGCATGGCCTTTGGGAGTCAGAGATAGAAGCCTGGCAAAGACCAATTCTTGAAGACAAGAGACTTCCTGAATG GTATCCTGGCACTCTCTTTAATGAGCTCTATTATCTTAATTCAGGAGGGACAATTTGGACAG ATGGATCCCCTCCATTCCATAGCTTAGCAACTATTGAAGGGAGTAAGTTTTCTCTCGACAGGGCAGGTTCCAACCTGAGCCATCAAGGTGATACTGCTGTTGACATTCTTGGAAGGATGACTTCTGTACTCGAGGAAATCCACACTCCTTTAACAACCAATTCTGCTTTTGGAACTAATTTACTacaagaaggagaagagaatgTTGGTCAATTCCTTTATCTGGAAGGGATCGAGTATCACATGTGGAACACCTACGATGTTCACTTTTATGCATCCTTCGCCTTCATTATGCTGTTTCCCAAGCTTCAGCTGAGCATTCAAAGGGACTTTGCGGCAGCAGTTATGATGCATGATCCCAGTATGATGCCACTGCTACAAGATGGGCAGCGTGTCCCCAGAAAGGTTATTGGAGCTGTCCCTCATGACATTGGGATCCATGACCCATGGTTTGAAGTAAATGCCTACAACCTCCACAACACTGATCGCTGGAAAGACTTGAATCCAAAATTCGTTCTCCAGGTTTACAGGGATGTAATTGCCACCGGAGACGAGAAGTTTGCACGAGCTGTTTGGCCATCGGTTTATGTTGCAATGGCTTACATGGACCAGTTTGACAAGGATGGTGATGGGATGATTGAGAACGACGGCTTTCCTGATCAGACATATGATACGTGGTCGTTGTCAGGGGTTAGTGCATATTGTGGTGGGCTATGGGTGGCGGCCTTGCAGGCTGCATCAGCCCTGGCATGGGAAGTAGGAGACAAGGATTCTGCAGAATATTTTTGGTGTAGGTTTCAGAAGGCAAAGATTGTGTATGACACGTTATGGAATGGTTCTTACTTCAATTATGACAACAGCGGTGGTACCAATAGCTCATCCATTCAAGCAGATCAATTGGCCGGACAATG GTACGCACGAGCATGCGGACTTTCGCCTATTGTTGACGAGGACAAAGCTCGACGTACACTGGAGAAGATTTATAATTACAATGTCCTGAAGGTGCAGGATGGGAAACGAGGGGCTGTAAATGGGATGCTACCTGATGGAACAGTTGACATGTCAAGCATGCAGTCAAGAGAAATATGGTCCGGAGTCACATACGCAGTTGCTGCAACCATGATCCAGGAAGACCTGACAGACATGGCATTTCATACTGCTAGTGGAGTCTACGAGGCTGTGTGGGCTGAACAAGGACTCGG ATATTCCTTTCAAACTCCTGAAGGTTGGAACACCATTGACCAGTATAGATCCTTGTGCTACATGCGGCCTTTGGCCATCTGGGCAATGCAGTGGGCCCTGTCAAGACCGGAGCTTCACCGGCAGGAAATGAAGTTACAAGCCAAGGAAGACTCCGTGCCTGTGCACCATGCTGGCTTCGCCAAAGTTGCTCGTTTTCTCAAGCTGCCTCATGGCGAATCATCTAAAAGCCATTTCCAATCCTTGTTTGAGTATGCTACCAACAAGTTTGGTTACAATTAA